A single Osmerus mordax isolate fOsmMor3 chromosome 9, fOsmMor3.pri, whole genome shotgun sequence DNA region contains:
- the LOC136949216 gene encoding adhesion G protein-coupled receptor G3-like isoform X1: MEMCHPGDSKCNFTVWRKQNSDVIFFHAEMVDQFNLSILENGSARPSQLNNTLYTWIADFDVQEINLSTMCNKEKSLYNETTCADIVDKTSYILTVTSEGPESCQTCDNPVKKPDMELELPNVEVDSGGVIDAAAAAGVMNNLSFLLEKMGNSSTAALSMGEVKGLLSRLPKEQPNKINFGFSSDKNMSIVDSENTLQREFNRSVHMSKEAVAMAVNRSGTFVGVLVFLNMAQDKLKSKVLNNEVVGINMGVEIHNLTDTIDIHYRGVNQKECNAKECNFTCNSWNGKGEVNWTTDGCETEILNDSIKCNCTHLSFFAILMSQTDKITSEDMKSLTYISYIGSGLSMFFLAVALFMQCAMRSAKSNSTTKILLNLFLSLFFLNLTFLLNQTIAGLNNPASCVVMAAAMHYFMLSTFTWFFLEALHIFLQMKDVNTAIKSYLVKIYISGWVTPGLVVVILIILNKYKMQTIHVDDGSTVNMCWIPDVQVHYAVNIGYYTLVFLFNLAIFIFVVRQIQLQKKLKAKEVKGSTPTNTFSILGLFSMLGLSWGFAFFSYGKMAIPSYYIFSIINSFQGFFLFIYYYKNSQGFEAKPVSVFTSSSTDKTTNTYDIN, from the exons ATGGAAATGTGTCACCCAGGGGATTCCAAGTGTAACTTTACGGTTTGGAGAAAACAAAATTCAGACGTGATCttttttcatgctgaaatgGTTGATCAATTCAACTTAAGTATTCTTGAAAATGGATCTGCAAGACCTTCCCAGTTGAATAATACCTTGTACACCTGGATAG CTGACTTTGACGTCCAGGAGATCAATCTCAGCACCATGTGTAATAAGGAAAAGTCCCTTTACAATGAAACTACTTGTGCAG ACATAGTTGATAAAACCAGCTACATTCTGACTGTCACATCCGAGGGGCCTGAGTCCTGCCAGACATGTGACAACCCAGTGAAGAAGCCTGACATGGAGCTCGAACTCCCCAACGTGGAGGTGGACTCTGGAGGGGTGATCGATGCAGCTGCTGCAGC AGGGGTCATGAACAACCTGTCGTTCTTATTGGAGAAAATGGGCAACTCAAGCACAGCAGCCCTCTCCATGGGCGAGGTCAAAGGCCTACTGAGCAGACTGCCCAAAGAGCAGCCTAACAAGATCAACTTTGGCTTCTCATCCGATAAGAACATGAGC ATTGTGGACAGTGAGAACACCCTGCAGAGAGAGTTCAACAGGTCCGTACACATGTCCAAGGAGGCGGTTGCCATGGCAGTGAACAGAAGTGGTACATTTGTTGGGGTTCTTGTCTTCCTCAACATGGCTCAG GATAAATTAAAAAGCAAGGTTTTGAATAATGAGGTAGTCGGAATCAACATGGGGGTTGAAATCCACAACCTCACAGATACCATCGACATTCACTACAGAGGCGTTAACCAG AAGGAGTGCAATGCAAAGGAATGTAATTTCACTTGCAATTCCTGGAATGGTAAAG GTGAAGTCAACTGGACCACTGATGGATGTGAAACGGAGATTCTCAACGACAGCATCAAATGCAACTGTACTCACTTGTCCTTCTTTGCTATTTTAATG TCACAAACGGACAAGATAACCTCAGAAGACATGAAATCTTTAACGTACATCTCCTACATCGGCTCTGGTTTGTCCATGTTCTTCTTGGCAGTCGCTCTCTTCATGCAGTGTGCTATGAG GTCAGCCAAGTCGAACTCAACCACCAAGATCCTGCTGAACCTCTTCCTGTCCCTGTTCTTCTTAAATCTCACCTTCCTCCTGAACCAGACCATCGCAGGCTTGAACAACCCAGCGTCCTGTGTGGTCATGGCCGCGGCCATGCACTACTTCATGCTGTCCACATTTACCTGGTTCTTTTTAGAGGCCCTCCACATTTTCCTGCAGATGAAAGATGTCAACACTGCTATCAAAAGCTACCTGGTGAAGATTTACATTTCCGGATGGG TTACTCCAGGTCTTGTTGTTGTCATCCTCATTATCCTTAATAAATATAAAATGCAAACCATACATGTAGATGATGGAAGCACCGTAAACAT GTGTTGGATCCCTGATGTCCAGGTTCACTATGCAGTAAACATTGGCTACTACACGTTGGTGTTTCTCTTCAACTTGGCCATCTTCATCTTCGTGGTGCGACAGATTCAGCTCCAGAAGAAGCTCAAAGCCAAGGAGGTGAAAGGCTCCACGCCCACAAACACCTTCTCCATCCTGGGCTTGTTCTCCATGCTCGGCCTGTCCTGGGGCTTTGCTTTCTTCAGCTACGGCAAGATGGCAATCCCATCTTACTACATCTTCAGCATCATCAACTCCTTCCAAG GTTTTTTCCTTTTCATTTATTACTACAAGAACAGCCAAGGTTTTGAGGCCAAGCCAGTGTCTGTGTTCACCAGCAGTAGCACGGACAAGACAACGAACACCTATGATATCAACTAG
- the LOC136949216 gene encoding adhesion G protein-coupled receptor G3-like isoform X2, with translation MEMCHPGDSKCNFTVWRKQNSDVIFFHAEMVDQFNLSILENGSARPSQLNNTLYTWIADFDVQEINLSTMCNKEKSLYNETTCADIVDKTSYILTVTSEGPESCQTCDNPVKKPDMELELPNVEVDSGGVIDAAAAAGVMNNLSFLLEKMGNSSTAALSMGEVKGLLSRLPKEQPNKINFGFSSDKNMSIVDSENTLQREFNRSVHMSKEAVAMAVNRSGTFVGVLVFLNMAQDKLKSKVLNNEVVGINMGVEIHNLTDTIDIHYRGVNQECNAKECNFTCNSWNGKGEVNWTTDGCETEILNDSIKCNCTHLSFFAILMSQTDKITSEDMKSLTYISYIGSGLSMFFLAVALFMQCAMRSAKSNSTTKILLNLFLSLFFLNLTFLLNQTIAGLNNPASCVVMAAAMHYFMLSTFTWFFLEALHIFLQMKDVNTAIKSYLVKIYISGWVTPGLVVVILIILNKYKMQTIHVDDGSTVNMCWIPDVQVHYAVNIGYYTLVFLFNLAIFIFVVRQIQLQKKLKAKEVKGSTPTNTFSILGLFSMLGLSWGFAFFSYGKMAIPSYYIFSIINSFQGFFLFIYYYKNSQGFEAKPVSVFTSSSTDKTTNTYDIN, from the exons ATGGAAATGTGTCACCCAGGGGATTCCAAGTGTAACTTTACGGTTTGGAGAAAACAAAATTCAGACGTGATCttttttcatgctgaaatgGTTGATCAATTCAACTTAAGTATTCTTGAAAATGGATCTGCAAGACCTTCCCAGTTGAATAATACCTTGTACACCTGGATAG CTGACTTTGACGTCCAGGAGATCAATCTCAGCACCATGTGTAATAAGGAAAAGTCCCTTTACAATGAAACTACTTGTGCAG ACATAGTTGATAAAACCAGCTACATTCTGACTGTCACATCCGAGGGGCCTGAGTCCTGCCAGACATGTGACAACCCAGTGAAGAAGCCTGACATGGAGCTCGAACTCCCCAACGTGGAGGTGGACTCTGGAGGGGTGATCGATGCAGCTGCTGCAGC AGGGGTCATGAACAACCTGTCGTTCTTATTGGAGAAAATGGGCAACTCAAGCACAGCAGCCCTCTCCATGGGCGAGGTCAAAGGCCTACTGAGCAGACTGCCCAAAGAGCAGCCTAACAAGATCAACTTTGGCTTCTCATCCGATAAGAACATGAGC ATTGTGGACAGTGAGAACACCCTGCAGAGAGAGTTCAACAGGTCCGTACACATGTCCAAGGAGGCGGTTGCCATGGCAGTGAACAGAAGTGGTACATTTGTTGGGGTTCTTGTCTTCCTCAACATGGCTCAG GATAAATTAAAAAGCAAGGTTTTGAATAATGAGGTAGTCGGAATCAACATGGGGGTTGAAATCCACAACCTCACAGATACCATCGACATTCACTACAGAGGCGTTAACCAG GAGTGCAATGCAAAGGAATGTAATTTCACTTGCAATTCCTGGAATGGTAAAG GTGAAGTCAACTGGACCACTGATGGATGTGAAACGGAGATTCTCAACGACAGCATCAAATGCAACTGTACTCACTTGTCCTTCTTTGCTATTTTAATG TCACAAACGGACAAGATAACCTCAGAAGACATGAAATCTTTAACGTACATCTCCTACATCGGCTCTGGTTTGTCCATGTTCTTCTTGGCAGTCGCTCTCTTCATGCAGTGTGCTATGAG GTCAGCCAAGTCGAACTCAACCACCAAGATCCTGCTGAACCTCTTCCTGTCCCTGTTCTTCTTAAATCTCACCTTCCTCCTGAACCAGACCATCGCAGGCTTGAACAACCCAGCGTCCTGTGTGGTCATGGCCGCGGCCATGCACTACTTCATGCTGTCCACATTTACCTGGTTCTTTTTAGAGGCCCTCCACATTTTCCTGCAGATGAAAGATGTCAACACTGCTATCAAAAGCTACCTGGTGAAGATTTACATTTCCGGATGGG TTACTCCAGGTCTTGTTGTTGTCATCCTCATTATCCTTAATAAATATAAAATGCAAACCATACATGTAGATGATGGAAGCACCGTAAACAT GTGTTGGATCCCTGATGTCCAGGTTCACTATGCAGTAAACATTGGCTACTACACGTTGGTGTTTCTCTTCAACTTGGCCATCTTCATCTTCGTGGTGCGACAGATTCAGCTCCAGAAGAAGCTCAAAGCCAAGGAGGTGAAAGGCTCCACGCCCACAAACACCTTCTCCATCCTGGGCTTGTTCTCCATGCTCGGCCTGTCCTGGGGCTTTGCTTTCTTCAGCTACGGCAAGATGGCAATCCCATCTTACTACATCTTCAGCATCATCAACTCCTTCCAAG GTTTTTTCCTTTTCATTTATTACTACAAGAACAGCCAAGGTTTTGAGGCCAAGCCAGTGTCTGTGTTCACCAGCAGTAGCACGGACAAGACAACGAACACCTATGATATCAACTAG